From Bacteroidales bacterium, one genomic window encodes:
- a CDS encoding RNA methyltransferase, producing the protein MTPDADRNLITSLKNPKIKEALELYEKSKERRARHLFVVEGVREVLDCINAGYELRTVFYCPKIISEKNFNEIKKHAIDEICFEVTEDVYGKLAYRAGTEGIVAVVKEKKKKLEDINLKVKCDEKGNYQPLILVVESVEKPGNLGALLRTADACGADAVLICDELTDLYNPNLIRASLGGIFTQNVVCCTNEEAYKWLKDNNITIYTAQLQDSKLYYKTDMKRGCAIVMGSEANGLTEFWRKAASEKIMIPMMGKLDSLNVSVSAAILCYEALRQRSSSINENK; encoded by the coding sequence ATGACCCCGGATGCCGATAGGAATCTTATCACTTCTTTAAAGAATCCAAAAATTAAAGAGGCGCTTGAGCTTTATGAGAAATCTAAAGAGCGCAGGGCCAGGCATTTATTTGTTGTGGAGGGAGTTAGAGAAGTCCTGGATTGCATTAATGCCGGATACGAACTGCGCACTGTTTTTTATTGTCCAAAAATAATTTCAGAGAAAAATTTTAATGAGATAAAAAAGCACGCAATAGATGAAATCTGTTTTGAAGTAACAGAAGATGTCTATGGCAAGCTTGCCTATCGCGCAGGAACAGAGGGTATTGTAGCAGTTGTTAAAGAGAAGAAAAAAAAGCTGGAGGATATAAACCTCAAAGTAAAGTGTGATGAGAAAGGTAACTATCAGCCTCTTATTCTAGTAGTTGAGAGTGTGGAGAAACCCGGCAATCTTGGAGCTTTGCTAAGAACGGCAGATGCCTGCGGAGCGGATGCTGTTCTGATTTGCGATGAGCTTACAGACCTGTACAATCCAAATTTAATCCGCGCAAGTCTTGGAGGAATCTTTACGCAAAACGTTGTCTGCTGCACAAATGAAGAGGCCTATAAATGGCTAAAAGACAATAATATAACAATATACACAGCACAGCTGCAAGATTCAAAACTGTACTATAAAACAGACATGAAGAGAGGCTGCGCAATTGTAATGGGAAGCGAGGCAAACGGGCTTACTGAGTTTTGGAGAAAAGCGGCCAGCGAGAAAATAATGATTCCGATGATGGGGAAACTGGATTCTCTAAACGTCTCTGTATCAGCAGCTATTTTATGTTATGAGGCGCTTAGACAGAGGTCGTCAAGCATAAACGAGAATAAATGA
- a CDS encoding single-stranded DNA-binding protein: MSVNKVILLGNVGKDPEVRHLEGGASVANFTLATSERFKDRSGAPQERTEWHNIVCWRALADIVEKYVKKGTQVYVEGKIRSRSYTDQNNQTRYITEIYADALQLVGRKSDNPASQGGYQNGGAQPQQNNWQRPAQPQNNGGYAPQHAAPAPQPQQPQAPATQDFPGEEDTTDDLPF; encoded by the coding sequence ATGTCTGTAAACAAAGTAATTTTATTGGGAAATGTTGGAAAGGATCCGGAGGTTAGACATCTGGAGGGAGGAGCGTCCGTTGCAAATTTTACTCTTGCAACGTCAGAAAGATTTAAGGACAGAAGCGGTGCGCCGCAGGAAAGGACAGAATGGCATAACATTGTGTGCTGGAGAGCATTAGCTGATATAGTAGAGAAATATGTCAAGAAGGGTACTCAAGTTTATGTTGAGGGAAAAATTAGGAGCAGAAGCTATACAGATCAAAACAATCAGACAAGGTATATAACTGAGATTTATGCAGATGCATTGCAGCTTGTAGGGAGGAAGTCAGATAACCCTGCATCACAGGGAGGGTATCAGAATGGCGGCGCTCAGCCTCAGCAAAACAATTGGCAGCGCCCTGCGCAGCCGCAGAATAACGGCGGATACGCACCTCAGCATGCAGCTCCGGCGCCTCAGCCGCAGCAGCCACAAGCTCCTGCAACTCAGGATTTTCCTGGAGAAGAAGATACAACCGATGATCTTCCGTTCTAA
- a CDS encoding AAA family ATPase, whose translation MDIKNKIEDELRNNKPLYENISSSKEFYFAKARDAWNQWKSLQIDGKLITELISLDYKDFSKREDISNIRDTLFKFVAHCDTKAKDKNDINEYQDHRAIAQVGVYQNNWISQLLKYKLDPKSVTDTMTNLFNYIEDPRNHLPILSEQHKSLIAKFFFEKGYDRTTFATEAKAYFEKFCQCENDENNTYFYSRLIYGLKTLWDSRDIQGLICRDSNDSWKDSYINDMKANKHACLWWNTSPVDRADVIKKLSSIVEAGGTFVVYFVSQNYATYKATVIDFAVEKNYTKKANNWRQYEPEPVEFKDNFKDYSDGDKHAAIVFLASKFEKLTSPIDIENFKTYNGAKYPQVIHIVAFTKILSNQDKEMETNIDSCKYLLETNRNLILQGAPGTGKTYNSASIAVALIDDNFVNFNDHSEVMKKYEDLRKNEQIAFITFHQSMDYEDFVEGLRPIVKDKNIAYQLEDGIFKKICAVAKGNPDKKYVLIIDEINRGNVSKIFGELITLIEKDKRLLSTHPLTIPLTYSKVDFGVPNNVYIIGTMNTTDRSTGTLDYALRRRFVFKTLPSQKNIVENQGSNIAQEAATLFDDVFNFIKSYKADDMNIEDLMVGHSYFLAESEKELKMKISYGVIPLIKEYIKDGILRQPKTTDKDTKDYFDNWTNLLPLSQ comes from the coding sequence ATGGATATTAAAAATAAAATCGAAGACGAATTAAGGAATAATAAACCATTGTATGAAAACATCTCCTCCTCTAAAGAATTCTATTTCGCAAAAGCTAGAGATGCATGGAATCAATGGAAAAGCTTACAGATTGATGGTAAGTTGATTACAGAACTTATTTCTTTAGATTACAAGGATTTTAGTAAAAGAGAAGATATTTCAAATATTAGGGATACCTTATTTAAGTTTGTTGCCCATTGTGACACTAAAGCAAAGGATAAAAATGATATAAACGAATATCAAGACCACCGAGCTATCGCGCAAGTTGGCGTTTATCAAAATAACTGGATTAGCCAATTATTAAAGTACAAACTGGACCCTAAAAGCGTAACGGACACGATGACTAACCTATTCAACTACATTGAAGATCCAAGGAACCATCTGCCTATTTTAAGCGAGCAGCATAAATCACTTATCGCAAAATTCTTCTTTGAAAAAGGATATGACAGAACGACTTTTGCAACTGAGGCTAAAGCATATTTTGAAAAGTTTTGCCAGTGCGAAAATGACGAAAACAACACATACTTTTATTCAAGGCTAATCTATGGATTAAAAACGCTATGGGATAGCAGAGATATTCAAGGACTGATTTGCCGTGATTCTAATGACTCCTGGAAAGACTCCTATATAAACGATATGAAGGCTAATAAGCACGCTTGTCTATGGTGGAATACAAGCCCCGTTGATAGAGCAGATGTCATTAAAAAATTATCCTCAATTGTAGAAGCTGGAGGCACCTTTGTTGTATACTTTGTAAGTCAAAATTATGCGACATATAAGGCCACAGTAATAGATTTCGCTGTTGAAAAAAATTATACTAAAAAGGCCAACAACTGGAGGCAATATGAACCTGAACCTGTAGAATTTAAAGATAATTTTAAAGACTATAGTGATGGTGATAAACATGCGGCAATTGTTTTTCTTGCAAGCAAATTTGAGAAACTAACTTCACCAATTGACATCGAAAATTTTAAGACTTATAATGGTGCTAAATACCCGCAAGTTATACATATAGTAGCCTTTACAAAAATACTTTCAAACCAAGACAAAGAAATGGAAACAAATATAGATTCATGCAAGTACCTTTTGGAGACTAATCGCAATTTAATATTGCAAGGTGCTCCCGGTACAGGAAAAACATACAATTCTGCATCAATAGCAGTAGCTCTCATTGACGACAATTTTGTGAATTTTAATGACCATAGCGAAGTAATGAAAAAATATGAAGACCTGAGAAAAAACGAACAAATTGCTTTCATAACATTCCACCAATCAATGGATTATGAAGATTTTGTAGAAGGTCTAAGGCCTATTGTAAAAGATAAAAACATAGCCTATCAATTGGAAGATGGAATCTTTAAAAAAATATGTGCTGTAGCAAAAGGGAATCCGGATAAAAAGTATGTCCTTATTATCGATGAAATAAATCGTGGTAATGTTTCGAAAATCTTTGGCGAATTAATAACATTGATTGAAAAAGATAAGAGGCTCCTCAGCACACATCCACTAACTATTCCACTAACATACTCAAAAGTTGATTTCGGAGTGCCTAACAATGTGTACATTATAGGGACGATGAATACTACAGACAGAAGCACTGGCACATTGGATTATGCGCTACGTAGACGTTTTGTATTCAAAACATTGCCTTCTCAGAAAAATATTGTGGAGAATCAAGGTTCAAATATTGCTCAAGAAGCTGCAACACTATTTGATGACGTATTTAATTTCATTAAGAGCTACAAGGCGGATGATATGAATATAGAGGATTTAATGGTAGGACATAGTTATTTTCTTGCTGAAAGTGAAAAAGAACTTAAGATGAAAATAAGCTATGGAGTGATCCCTTTAATCAAAGAATACATTAAGGATGGTATACTTCGTCAGCCCAAGACAACAGATAAAGACACGAAAGACTATTTCGATAATTGGACAAATCTACTCCCATTAAGTCAATAG
- a CDS encoding McrC family protein: MRTTKVIHEHDCFPDKVSYLKYDSRLGNGFPLFPPGTSDFNQRYFIQWEGLDNKPGYRASYMIGAQWINTEHDQIPVAVVPKIEHIDFLKMFMSCFYSNLAEDSFSKIYHIDTSKKEIECQELDSILSPLIVLHFLAVTKSLIAKGLKKDYVNRDGNMHKVKGRLDIRKNEKTNVLTRRLDRFYCNYQEYSEDIPENRIIKKALIISQVILQKIQPQQSEGAINILRKCLAVMSGVGNTIEQHEVSMIKHHKLFKEYEESIKLAKLILKRYDFSITKEGKNHDFVPVFWIDMPLLYEHYVYGLLSASYPDDIIYQAEGQTGYPDFLCKSHKLILDTKYIPDSDIHLDTYVIRQLSGYARDNAILNQLNADYKEVVPCVIIYPKESVDNEVVNDFNKPLNKLWTQYEGLVEFYTICVNLPNIVKR; encoded by the coding sequence ATGAGAACAACTAAGGTCATTCATGAACATGATTGTTTTCCAGATAAAGTATCATATCTTAAATATGATTCGAGGCTAGGGAATGGTTTTCCCCTATTTCCTCCTGGTACCTCGGATTTCAATCAGCGTTATTTTATTCAATGGGAAGGGCTTGATAATAAGCCCGGTTATAGAGCATCTTATATGATAGGTGCTCAGTGGATAAATACTGAGCATGATCAAATTCCCGTAGCAGTTGTACCAAAAATTGAACACATAGATTTTTTAAAAATGTTTATGTCCTGTTTCTACAGTAATTTAGCTGAAGACTCATTTTCTAAGATTTACCATATTGATACCTCAAAGAAGGAAATTGAATGTCAAGAACTTGACAGTATTTTAAGCCCTTTAATTGTCCTTCATTTTCTTGCCGTAACTAAATCTCTTATAGCAAAAGGCTTAAAAAAAGATTATGTGAATAGGGATGGGAACATGCATAAAGTTAAAGGCAGGCTGGATATTCGTAAGAACGAAAAAACTAATGTGTTGACAAGAAGACTTGACCGATTTTACTGTAATTATCAAGAATATTCAGAGGATATCCCGGAAAATAGAATCATTAAAAAAGCTCTTATAATATCGCAAGTGATTCTACAAAAAATACAACCACAACAATCAGAAGGGGCTATCAATATCTTGCGCAAATGCCTAGCTGTAATGAGTGGAGTTGGTAACACGATAGAGCAACATGAGGTCTCAATGATTAAACATCATAAACTTTTCAAAGAGTATGAAGAGAGTATAAAGTTGGCAAAACTCATTTTAAAAAGATATGATTTCAGCATTACCAAAGAAGGTAAAAACCATGATTTTGTGCCAGTATTTTGGATTGATATGCCATTGCTATATGAGCACTATGTTTATGGATTATTGTCTGCATCGTATCCTGACGATATAATCTATCAAGCTGAAGGACAGACCGGATATCCTGATTTCTTGTGTAAGTCACATAAGTTGATTTTGGATACCAAGTACATTCCTGATAGTGATATACATTTGGATACTTATGTAATTCGGCAGTTGTCAGGATATGCTCGCGACAATGCAATACTCAATCAACTAAACGCAGACTATAAAGAAGTGGTGCCATGCGTTATCATATATCCCAAGGAGTCAGTTGATAATGAGGTAGTAAATGATTTTAACAAACCGTTAAATAAATTATGGACACAATACGAAGGTTTAGTGGAGTTTTACACAATTTGTGTTAATCTGCCTAATATAGTAAAAAGATAG
- a CDS encoding adenylosuccinate synthase: MKVDVVLGLQWGDEGKGKIVDVLAKNYPVICRFQGGPNAGHSLNFEGKKFVLHSVPAGVFRKNTINIVGNGVVLDPIIFREECKGIEALGVPVTKRVVISKKAHLILPTHKIIDAASEASKGKTKIGSTLKGIGPTYMDKTGRNGLRVGDILAKDFKNRFNTLKEKHKTFLKQFDFQYNAEEHEKEWMDAINYLKKFQIVDSEYELNKYLKTKNALAEGAQGTLLDVDFGAYPFVTSSSTICAGACTGLGLSPLKIGKIYGIFKAYCTRVGAGPFPTELFDKTGEELRQRGCEFGATTGRPRRTGWLDIPALKYAIMLNGVTNLIMMKADVMDTFDKIKVAVAYKVDGQKTDRVPYDTYAKIEPVYKEFKGWKKDLSKCKKDSDFPAAYKQYISFIEKELQVPISVISVGPDRSQTIVRKKQKAAKR, from the coding sequence ATGAAAGTTGATGTTGTTTTAGGATTACAGTGGGGTGATGAAGGCAAGGGCAAAATTGTTGATGTTCTGGCAAAAAATTATCCTGTAATTTGCAGATTCCAAGGAGGTCCAAACGCCGGTCACTCTTTGAATTTTGAAGGAAAAAAGTTTGTTCTTCATTCAGTTCCCGCAGGCGTATTCAGAAAAAATACTATCAACATAGTTGGCAACGGAGTTGTACTTGACCCTATAATTTTCAGAGAGGAATGCAAAGGAATTGAGGCGCTTGGAGTACCTGTTACAAAGAGAGTTGTAATTTCAAAAAAGGCTCATCTTATCCTCCCTACCCACAAAATAATTGACGCAGCATCAGAGGCTTCCAAAGGGAAGACAAAGATTGGTTCAACGTTGAAAGGCATTGGCCCTACTTACATGGATAAGACGGGGCGCAACGGACTTAGAGTTGGAGACATTCTTGCAAAAGATTTTAAAAATAGATTCAACACTCTTAAGGAGAAGCATAAAACTTTCCTTAAACAATTTGATTTCCAATATAATGCAGAAGAGCATGAGAAAGAGTGGATGGATGCTATAAATTATCTTAAGAAGTTCCAGATTGTAGACAGCGAGTATGAATTGAACAAATATCTTAAGACAAAGAATGCACTTGCAGAGGGAGCACAGGGAACTTTGCTGGATGTAGATTTTGGCGCGTATCCTTTTGTAACTTCATCCTCAACCATTTGCGCAGGCGCATGCACAGGTCTTGGACTTTCTCCTCTTAAGATTGGCAAGATTTACGGAATATTCAAGGCATATTGCACAAGAGTTGGCGCAGGTCCTTTCCCTACTGAATTGTTTGACAAAACAGGCGAGGAACTAAGGCAAAGAGGCTGCGAATTCGGCGCAACAACCGGACGTCCGAGAAGAACCGGATGGCTTGATATTCCGGCACTTAAGTATGCAATCATGCTTAACGGCGTAACCAATCTTATCATGATGAAGGCGGATGTGATGGACACTTTTGACAAGATTAAAGTTGCAGTTGCATACAAAGTAGATGGTCAGAAAACGGACAGAGTTCCTTATGACACCTACGCTAAAATAGAACCTGTTTACAAAGAGTTCAAAGGCTGGAAAAAAGATTTGAGCAAATGTAAAAAGGACAGTGACTTCCCTGCCGCATACAAACAATATATCAGCTTCATAGAGAAGGAATTGCAGGTACCTATCAGTGTTATTTCAGTAGGTCCCGACAGAAGTCAAACTATTGTTAGAAAGAAACAAAAAGCGGCAAAGAGATAA
- a CDS encoding NAD(P)-binding domain-containing protein, with amino-acid sequence MSKFALIGNPIKHSLSPALFKIAYSGNTDEYELIESQSVEEAMQKVHDGEYSGINVTAPFKESVMQYVTRPDSVTTRLHAANTLLFKGAEVFSYNTDYLAVREILSIRCAQSSAAQSAALPSDLRGFRREDARVLRTRPLANRLYPSAERKAMVIGVGGAGKAAALALKDAGYKTIIANRTIDKAKEFAAEIGAESAGLNEVADIVKRVAVIVYALPLKIEELKESDLSGVLLIEANYKNPSFSAAPNYVGGLEWLVNQAIPGFKLFTGREPSAERMRLFAESII; translated from the coding sequence ATGTCAAAGTTCGCCCTAATAGGAAATCCAATAAAACACTCTCTAAGCCCAGCCCTATTCAAAATAGCCTACAGCGGAAATACAGATGAATATGAACTAATTGAATCCCAGAGTGTTGAGGAGGCAATGCAAAAAGTTCACGATGGCGAATACAGTGGCATCAATGTCACTGCTCCTTTCAAAGAATCCGTAATGCAGTATGTCACCCGTCCGGACTCCGTCACCACTCGCCTGCACGCCGCCAATACCCTGCTATTCAAGGGGGCAGAAGTTTTTTCCTACAATACCGATTATTTGGCCGTGAGGGAAATCTTGAGCATACGCTGCGCGCAGAGCAGTGCGGCACAAAGCGCCGCACTGCCAAGTGATTTACGCGGCTTCCGCCGCGAGGATGCACGCGTGCTCCGCACGCGGCCTTTGGCAAATAGATTATATCCCTCTGCTGAAAGAAAAGCAATGGTAATTGGCGTAGGCGGTGCTGGGAAAGCAGCCGCACTGGCACTAAAAGACGCTGGCTACAAAACCATTATAGCAAACAGAACCATAGATAAAGCAAAAGAATTTGCTGCAGAAATAGGAGCAGAATCCGCCGGATTAAACGAGGTGGCAGATATTGTTAAACGCGTTGCAGTTATAGTATATGCGCTGCCGCTGAAAATAGAAGAGTTAAAAGAGAGTGACCTGTCGGGAGTACTATTGATTGAAGCAAATTATAAAAACCCCTCTTTCTCCGCAGCCCCAAACTACGTGGGCGGATTGGAATGGCTGGTGAACCAGGCAATCCCGGGATTCAAGCTTTTTACAGGCCGGGAACCGTCAGCAGAGAGGATGAGGCTTTTTGCAGAATCAATAATTTAA
- a CDS encoding CatA-like O-acetyltransferase — MKTKVNIQNWERKEVYEYFSKFKYPMGGLLADVDVTQVYDYAQSTGRSLYMTTLYNTLKIADSIENFRYRIENGEVYLYDNASIGSTYLRKRNNTLAFTWFNNYSDIDSFIKEARKAENQAEMADGLDLKADTMHGNLICFSCVPWVNFTAIAEPFSPFDSSFPHVVTGRFYKKGKKILMPVSVKIHHGLGDGYHLSLFLQKFSNINW; from the coding sequence ATGAAAACAAAGGTTAATATTCAAAACTGGGAACGCAAAGAAGTATACGAGTACTTCTCAAAATTTAAATATCCTATGGGGGGACTGCTTGCAGACGTAGATGTTACCCAGGTGTACGATTATGCACAAAGCACGGGACGTTCCTTATACATGACAACATTGTACAACACGTTAAAGATTGCTGACAGCATAGAAAATTTCAGATACAGAATAGAAAACGGGGAAGTTTATCTATATGACAATGCAAGTATAGGTTCAACGTATCTTAGAAAAAGAAACAATACACTGGCTTTTACCTGGTTTAACAACTACAGCGATATAGACTCTTTTATTAAGGAGGCTAGAAAAGCTGAAAATCAGGCTGAAATGGCTGACGGTCTAGACCTCAAGGCGGATACTATGCATGGGAATTTAATCTGCTTTTCCTGTGTCCCATGGGTAAATTTTACGGCGATTGCAGAGCCTTTTTCACCTTTTGACTCCTCATTCCCACACGTGGTCACAGGAAGGTTTTATAAAAAGGGCAAAAAAATCCTAATGCCGGTCTCTGTAAAAATCCACCATGGATTAGGGGACGGCTATCATCTGTCGCTGTTTCTACAAAAATTTTCTAATATCAATTGGTAA
- the recJ gene encoding single-stranded-DNA-specific exonuclease RecJ, producing MDVRNIEKKWVLREPGNPLYTRQLMQDLGIDEVLANLLVQRGIKDYAEARDFFRPDLKMLHNPFLMKDMDVAVERIHTAIEKKERILIYGDYDVDGTSAVSLVYSFLKTLTEKDEIDYYIPDRYDEGYGISFHGVDWAAERKFNLVIALDCGIKEADSVKYAKEKGIDFIICDHHLQGDILPPAVAVLDPKRSDCDYPFDDLSGCGVGFKLVQGYAQKYQIPFEKIETLLDLVAVSIAADLVSVTGENRVLAYFGLKRLNEAPRKGLLAMIKLSGLEKHKITIDDIVFKIGPRINAAGRMESGRTAVDLLTSQNEADATKFGKEINDHNNERKNIDREITKEAIEIVKKEPDFEKLNSTVVYNEGWHKGVVGIVASRLVEAFYRPTIVLTKSSNGFITGSARSIPGFDLYEAIESCSDLLENFGGHVYAAGLTLKEENLPEFKRRFEEIVTKKITKEILTPIIKADSYLEFHQITPKFFRILNQFQPFGPGNLSPVFITENVYDDGNGRKVGSQNGHLKLELIQEDEPYRHLSAIAFNMSDYFDHLEAGNPVDICYSIAENFYRSSIANVQLRIKDIRERNDLSF from the coding sequence ATGGATGTAAGAAATATAGAGAAGAAGTGGGTGCTAAGAGAGCCCGGCAACCCTCTTTACACAAGGCAACTTATGCAAGATCTTGGAATTGATGAGGTGCTTGCAAACCTTTTGGTGCAGAGGGGAATAAAAGATTATGCGGAGGCCAGGGACTTCTTCCGCCCCGATTTGAAAATGCTTCATAATCCTTTCTTAATGAAGGACATGGATGTTGCTGTTGAGCGTATTCATACTGCAATTGAGAAAAAAGAACGCATCCTCATCTATGGAGATTATGATGTTGACGGAACTTCTGCAGTTTCTTTGGTTTATTCTTTTCTGAAAACACTCACTGAAAAAGATGAGATAGATTATTATATTCCCGACAGATATGATGAGGGATATGGTATCTCTTTTCATGGAGTTGACTGGGCTGCGGAGCGTAAGTTTAACTTGGTGATAGCGCTTGACTGCGGTATCAAAGAGGCTGATTCTGTGAAGTATGCAAAAGAGAAGGGGATAGATTTTATTATTTGCGACCATCACTTGCAGGGAGATATTCTTCCTCCCGCCGTTGCTGTCCTTGACCCTAAGCGGTCAGACTGTGATTATCCTTTTGATGACCTGTCGGGATGCGGAGTGGGCTTTAAATTAGTCCAGGGTTACGCGCAAAAATATCAGATTCCTTTTGAGAAAATTGAGACTTTGCTGGATTTGGTGGCTGTAAGCATAGCAGCTGATTTAGTGTCAGTTACGGGAGAGAACAGAGTGCTCGCTTATTTTGGATTGAAGAGATTGAATGAGGCTCCGCGCAAGGGACTTCTTGCAATGATAAAACTTTCCGGTTTGGAAAAGCATAAAATCACGATAGATGATATTGTGTTTAAGATTGGTCCAAGAATTAATGCGGCGGGGAGAATGGAGAGCGGAAGGACTGCAGTTGATTTGCTTACATCTCAGAATGAGGCTGATGCAACAAAATTTGGAAAGGAAATTAATGACCATAATAATGAGCGCAAGAACATAGACAGGGAGATTACTAAAGAGGCGATTGAGATTGTGAAGAAGGAGCCCGATTTTGAGAAACTCAATTCTACTGTGGTTTACAATGAGGGATGGCACAAGGGAGTTGTAGGTATTGTCGCAAGCCGCTTGGTAGAAGCATTTTACAGACCTACTATTGTTCTTACAAAATCTTCAAATGGCTTTATTACAGGTTCTGCCAGAAGTATTCCGGGATTTGATTTGTATGAGGCAATTGAATCTTGTTCAGATTTGCTGGAAAATTTTGGAGGCCATGTTTATGCTGCCGGACTTACTCTTAAGGAGGAGAATCTTCCTGAGTTTAAGAGACGCTTTGAAGAGATTGTTACTAAGAAGATTACAAAGGAGATACTTACTCCTATCATAAAAGCCGATTCTTATTTGGAGTTCCATCAAATTACTCCAAAGTTTTTTAGAATTTTGAATCAATTTCAGCCGTTTGGTCCGGGTAATCTTTCTCCTGTTTTTATTACGGAGAATGTTTATGATGACGGTAATGGAAGAAAGGTGGGGAGTCAAAATGGACATTTGAAACTGGAGCTGATTCAAGAGGATGAACCTTATCGTCATTTATCAGCAATAGCATTTAACATGTCGGATTACTTTGACCATCTGGAGGCGGGCAATCCGGTGGATATTTGCTACTCAATTGCAGAGAATTTCTACCGCAGCAGCATTGCCAATGTTCAGCTGAGAATCAAGGATATACGTGAACGCAACGATTTGAGTTTCTAG
- the lysS gene encoding lysine--tRNA ligase → MEQNLNEQEQIRRQSLDELRKLGINPYPAEEYPVNSSSKEIVEVFNPNAGEDDKDYEHFKNVCLAGRLMSRRIMGAASFIEIQDSFGRVQAYVKRDEVCPGEDKTMYNTVFKKLMDIGDFIGVKGYAFVTQTGQKTIHVKEIKLLCKSLRVLPIVKEKDGTVYDAFADPELRYRQRYVDLIVNPQTRDVFVKRTKIYNTMRSFFNENGCLEVETPILQPIPGGANARPFVTHHNTLDMDLYLRIADELYLKRLIVGGYPGVYEFSKDFRNEGMDRTHNPEFTAMEIYVAYKDYNWMMRFVEQMLEKVAVAVNGTTKLKIGEQEVEFKGPYRRLPMIEAIKEYAGIDITGMNEEQLRDACKKLKVQVDPSFGAGKLIDALFGEFCEKNLIQPTFVTDYPVATSPLTKRKRDDDSLVERFELFVCGKELANAYSELNDPIDQLERFRDQLRLKDKGDDEAMYIDMDFIRALEYGMPPTSGMGIGMDRLTMFMTNQTSIQDVLFFPQMKAEQYK, encoded by the coding sequence ATGGAACAAAACCTTAATGAACAGGAGCAGATAAGAAGACAATCTCTGGATGAACTTAGAAAATTGGGAATTAACCCGTATCCCGCAGAGGAATACCCGGTTAACAGTTCTTCTAAAGAAATTGTAGAGGTGTTTAACCCCAATGCAGGAGAGGATGACAAGGATTACGAGCACTTTAAGAATGTTTGTCTTGCAGGAAGGCTAATGAGCCGCAGGATTATGGGAGCTGCATCATTCATAGAGATTCAGGATTCTTTTGGAAGAGTGCAGGCGTATGTCAAGAGAGATGAAGTTTGCCCGGGAGAAGATAAGACAATGTACAATACTGTCTTTAAGAAACTTATGGACATTGGAGATTTCATCGGAGTTAAGGGATACGCATTTGTAACTCAGACGGGGCAGAAGACAATTCATGTAAAAGAGATAAAGCTTCTTTGCAAATCATTAAGGGTGCTCCCGATAGTTAAAGAGAAGGATGGTACTGTGTATGACGCATTTGCAGACCCTGAGCTACGCTATCGCCAGAGATATGTAGACCTGATTGTTAATCCTCAGACAAGAGATGTCTTTGTTAAGAGAACAAAGATTTACAATACAATGCGCAGCTTCTTTAACGAGAATGGCTGCCTGGAAGTGGAAACCCCTATCCTTCAGCCAATTCCCGGCGGAGCCAACGCACGTCCGTTTGTAACTCACCACAACACTTTGGATATGGATTTGTACCTGAGAATTGCGGATGAGCTTTATTTAAAGAGACTTATAGTTGGCGGTTATCCCGGCGTTTATGAATTCAGCAAGGACTTCAGAAATGAAGGCATGGACCGTACTCATAATCCGGAGTTTACGGCAATGGAAATTTACGTTGCCTATAAAGATTACAACTGGATGATGAGATTTGTAGAGCAGATGTTGGAGAAAGTTGCAGTAGCTGTTAACGGTACCACCAAGCTAAAAATTGGAGAGCAAGAGGTAGAATTTAAGGGTCCATACCGCAGACTGCCTATGATTGAGGCAATTAAAGAGTATGCAGGCATAGATATAACGGGAATGAATGAGGAGCAGCTAAGAGATGCATGCAAGAAATTAAAAGTTCAGGTTGACCCAAGCTTTGGCGCGGGCAAGCTGATAGATGCTTTGTTTGGAGAGTTCTGTGAAAAGAACTTGATTCAACCTACGTTTGTAACTGATTATCCTGTAGCCACTTCTCCGCTTACAAAGAGGAAGAGAGATGATGATTCTCTTGTAGAAAGATTTGAATTATTTGTTTGCGGCAAAGAGCTGGCAAATGCATACAGTGAGCTTAATGACCCTATAGACCAGCTGGAAAGATTTAGAGATCAGCTGCGTCTGAAGGACAAGGGTGATGATGAGGCAATGTACATAGACATGGATTTCATCCGCGCCCTTGAATACGGAATGCCTCCAACAAGCGGAATGGGAATTGGAATGGACCGCCTTACAATGTTCATGACCAACCAGACCTCTATACAGGATGTTTTGTTCTTCCCTCAGATGAAGGCGGAGCAGTATAAATAA